One genomic window of Arachis hypogaea cultivar Tifrunner chromosome 8, arahy.Tifrunner.gnm2.J5K5, whole genome shotgun sequence includes the following:
- the LOC112705450 gene encoding F-box/kelch-repeat protein At3g23880-like, with protein MHCSLQSLDLYRQQSTFVSHPADGKFIRESCNGLLCLSEGFPFETLTLFNPSTRSVSPSVPFECSDECGDLVFRGFGYDILHDQYKFVMGCRASSLRTDFKVRSGAIVFTFGANPCWKTVDHPVFPYHVADKGDGIFVSGTPNWLVYDSTGTRDYETEWFVLTFDLKTESFGRMCLPIVARCSDYTQVPQLSLRNNCLFYSVCTTCILFCTFWIMTEHG; from the coding sequence ATGCATTGCTCTTTACAATCTCTTGATCTTTATCGCCAGCAGTCAACATTCGTGTCGCATCCGGCTGACGGAAAATTCATCAGGGAATCTTGCAACGGATTGCTCTGCCTGTCTGAAGGTTTTCCCTTCGAAACTCTTACTCTTTTCAATCCCAGTACTCGTTCGGTGTCCCCATCCGTTCCATTCGAGTGCTCCGACGAGTGCGGAGACCTTGTTTTCCGTGGCTTTGGCTATGATATTCTACATGACCAGTACAAGTTTGTTATGGGTTGTCGTGCCTCGTCTCTTAGAACTGATTTCAAAGTGAGATCTGGAGCTATAGTTTTCACTTTTGGTGCAAATCCTTGTTGGAAAACTGTTGATCATCCCGTGTTTCCGTATCACGTAGCTGACAAAGGAGATGGAATATTTGTGAGCGGCACTCCGAATTGGCTTGTGTATGATTCTACTGGTACTAGAGATTATGAAACTGAGTGGTTCGTTCTTACTTTCGACTTGAAAACAGAGTCGTTTGGTCGAATGTGTCTGCCTATTGTTGCAAGGTGCTCTGACTACACCCAAGTGCCTCAGTTGTCACTCCGCAATAATTGTCTTTTTTATTCTGTTTGCACGACGTGTATACTGTTTTGCACATTCTGGATAATGACGGAGCATGGATAA
- the LOC112708476 gene encoding oligopeptide transporter 4-like: MWSLGLFSCCLLSFLNQFFAYRTEPLIISQITVQVATLPIGQFMAAVLPTTEFGIGSWKFSFNPGPFNMKEHVLITIFANAGSAFGSGSPYAVAIVTIIKVFYERKISFFASWLLIISTQVLGYGWAGLLRKYVVEPAQMWWPSTLVQVSLFRYCYLNYFFINLTCSFAWYIVPGYLFSTLSSISWICWAFPKSITAQQIGSGMKGLGLGVFTLDWTVIASFLYSPLISPFFAIVNVFIGYSLIVYGVIPIVYWAFNVYNAHNFPIFSSDLFTTQGQQYDIRAIVNDKFQIDYEKYYKQGPIQLSVFFSLTYGFGFATIAATLTHVVCFYGRYIHTHIEIMGKYRASSKGKEDIHTRLMKRYKDIPSWWFYVLLALTLLASLLLCILGKEQTPGLNIITEYIFGLIYTGRPIANVCFKTYGYISMAQAVSFLADFKLGHYMKIPPRSMFLVQFIGTILAGTINIGVAWWLLTSVDGICHPENLPLGSPWTCPGDRVFFDASVIWGLVGPKKIFGSKADYHALNWFFFGGAMGPIILWLLYKVFPKYSWIPLINLPVLLGSTAVMPPATAVNFNSWIVIGTIFNYFIFRYRKKWWQRYNYVLSAALDAGVAFMAVLLYFALGLENKSISWWGTQGEHCPLATCPTAKGIVVEGCPVH; encoded by the exons ATGTGGTCCCTTGGCCTCTTTTCTTGCTGCCTCCTATCATTTCTCAACCAGTTCTTTGCTTACCGGACGGAGCCACTCATCATATCGCAGATCACCGTCCAGGTAGCCACCCTCCCCATCGGTCAATTCATGGCCGCGGTTCTCCCCACCACCGAGTTCGGCATTGGCTCCTGGAAGTTCTCCTTCAACCCTGGACCATTCAACATGAAGGAGCATGTCCTCATCACCATCTTTGCCAACGCTGGTAGCGCCTTCGGCTCCGGTTCACCCTATGCCGTCGCAATTGTCACCATCATCAAAGTATTTTATGAGAGGAAGATCTCCTTCTTTGCTTCATGGCTTCTCATCATCTCTACCcag GTGTTAGGATATGGCTGGGCAGGGTTGCTAAGGAAATACGTGGTAGAGCCAGCTCAGATGTGGTGGCCTAGCACCCTCGTCCAAGTTTCTCTTTTTCGGTATTgttatctaaattatttttttattaatttaacgt GCAGCTTTGCATGGTACATTGTTCCCGGCTACCTGTTCTCCACACTCTCAAGCATTTCATGGATATGCTGGGCATTCCCCAAGTCGATCACTGCCCAGCAGATTGGCTCAGGGATGAAGGGCTTAGGACTTGGAGTCTTTACTCTTGACTGGACTGTCATCGCCTCCTTCTTGTACAGTCCTCTCATCTCTCCCTTCTTCGCCATTGTCAACGTCTTCATCGGCTATTCGCTCATTGTCTACGGTGTCATCCCTATTGTTTACTGGGCCTTCAATGTCTACAATGCACACAACTTCCCCATCTTCTCCTCTGACTTGTTCACCACTCAAGGCCAACAATATGACATTCGTGCTATTGTCAATGACAAGTTTCAGATCGATTATGAAAAGTATTACAAGCAAGGTCCTATTCAATTAAGTGTCTTTTTTTCTCTTACTTATGGATTTGGATTTGCTACTATAGCCGCCACCCTTACTCATGTCGTTTGCTTCTATGGAAGGTACATACATACACATAT CGAGATTATGGGGAAATATCGTGCTTCTTCCAAGGGTAAAGAAGATATCCACACAAGACTGATGAAAAGATACAAAGACATACCTTCATGGTGGTTCTATGTGTTGCTGGCTTTGACGCTTCTAGCTTCTCTCTTACTATGCATCTTAGGGAAAGAACAG ACACCAGGGTTGAATATTATTACTGAATATATATTTGGACTTATTTACACTGGAAGACCAATAGCAAATGTGTGTTTCAAAACCTATGGTTATATTAGCATGGCTCAGGCTGTCTCTTTCCTTGCTGATTTCAAGCTTGGCCACTACATGAAAATCCCTCCAAGATCAATGTTCTTAGTTCAG TTCATTGGTACAATTCTTGCTGGAACCATCAACATTGGTGTAGCATGGTGGTTACTGACTTCAGTGGACGGTATATGTCATCCTGAAAACCTTCCCCTCGGCAGTCCATGGACATGTCCTGGTGACCGTGTTTTCTTCGATGCATCGGTTATCTGGGGTTTAGTTGGACCTAAGAAGATCTTTGGTTCCAAAGCAGACTACCATGCACTGAATTGGTTTTTCTTTGGAGGTGCAATGGGCCCTATAATTCTTTGGCTATTGTATAAGGTGTTCCCCAAGTATTCATGGATTCCCTTGATTAACCTTCCAGTCCTCTTGGGATCAACTGCAGTGATGCCACCCGCAACAGCAGTGAACTTCAATTCCTGGATTGTTATTGGAACAATCTTCAACTACTTCATCTTCCGCTATAGAAAGAAATGGTGGCAGAGATACAACTATGTCCTGTCAGCAGCACTTGATGCTGGAGTTGCCTTCATGGCTGTGCTTCTTTACTTTGCATTAGGCTTGGAGAACAAGAGTATTTCATGGTGGGGAACACAGGGTGAGCATTGTCCACTGGCAACTTGTCCAACAGCTAAGGGCATAGTGGTGGAGGGTTGCCCTGTACACTGA